TTCATCCCCTCCCGCTCCTCATCCCCTTCCTCTTCCGTCCCTCCCTCCCGGTGCCCCGGGGTGGGACTTGTCCCGTTCCTTCTGTCCCTCCCcccatccctccctctctctttGTGCCCTGGGGTTCGAGTCCCCCCAtttctgctccttccctccctcaccccatccctccctcctccgGTGACCCCTCGGAGTGGGATTtgccccattccctgtgcccccaCATCTCCTGGTGACCCCTCAAGGTGGGACTcctccatccctgttccctccctctctccctcctccagtgacccctctgggtgccctggggtggcatttgccccattcccagtcccccaTTCCCGGTCTCTCCCTCCTTcaccccatccctccctccctccctcctccagtGACCCCTTGAGTTGGGATTTAcccctttccctgtccctccctccctctctcctctgGTGACCCCTCAAGCTGGGACTGccccctttccctgtccctctggTGACCCCTCCCAGGGTGGTTGGGGACCCTCTCCCCCTCAGCACCAGGGTCACTCACagaccctccctccctcctccagtGACCCCTCAGTGGCATTTGCCCcattccctctgtccctccctccttccccctgtCCCCCCACATCTCCTGGTGACCCCTCAAGGTGGGACTCCCCCATTCTCGATGCCCCTCctgttccctctctccctccctcctcccgtgacccctctgggtgccctggggtgGCATTTGCCCCGTTCCCAGTCCCGGTGACCCCTCAAGGCGGGACTCCCCCGTCCCTGACCGCTCCCTCGCCGTCCCCAGCCCTCGCGGCGCCCGCGCCATGCCGGACCGGGACGGTTACCCCGCCAGCACCGGCGCCGGCCCCGGCGGCGTCAGCAGCGGCGACGAATCCTCGTCCGCCCTCCCCGACGACGACATCTGCCGCGACTTCCTGCGCAACGTCTGCAAGCGCGGCAAGCGCTGCCGCTTCCGGCACCCCGACATCTCCGAGGTCACCAACCTGGGCGTGCGCAAGAACGAGTTCATCTTCTGCCACGACTTCCAGAACAAGGAGTGCGTGCGCCTCAACTGCCGCTTCATCCACGGCACCAAGGAGGACGAGGATTGCTACAAGAAGACCGGCGAGCTGCCGCCGCGCCTGCGCCAGAAAGTGGCGGCCGGGCTGGGCTTGTCGCCGGCGGATCTGCCCAACAGCAAAGAGGAGGTGCCGATCTGCAGGGATTTCCTCAAAGGGGACTGCCAGCGCGGCGCCAAGTGCAAGTTCCAGCATTTGCAGCGGGATTACGAGTACGAGGCGCGGGGAAGGGAGCAGGGCCGGCGCTACGAGCCCTTCGACGGCCTCTACGAGCCCGACGAGCCGGTGCTGAAGCGGCGGCGAGCCGAGGGGCTCTACGAGAGCTACGAGTACGGCTTCGCCAGCCCGCGCGCCGTGGAGTACcggctgctggaggaggagaacGTGCTGCTCAGGAAGCGCGTGGAGGACCTCAAGAAGCAGGTCAACAACCTGCTGGCCACCAAcgaggtgctgctggagcagaaCGCCCAATTCCGCAACCAGGCCAAGGTGATGACGCTGAGCTCCACGGCCACGGCCAGCGAGCAGCCGCTGGCGCCCACGGTGACCAACTACAACCACAGCATCGCCCAGACTCACACCACgctcagcagccaggccctgCAGCCCCGCCCGGTCACCCAGCAGGATTTGGTGGCGCCGGCGGGCGCTCAGGCCGCGCCTCCCGCCAACGGAGCCCCGTTGAACCCCGAGATCGCGCCGCtgtcggcggcggcggcgctggcgcAGACCATCGCGCAGGGCATGGCGCCGCCGCCCGTGTCCATGGCGCCCGTGGCCGTGTCGGTGGCGCCGGTGGCCGTGAGCATGGCGCAGCCGCTCGGCGGCATCACCATGAGCCACGCCACCACGCCCATGGTCACCTACCCCATCGCCTCGCAGAGCATGAGGATAACGGCCATGCCGCACTGACCGCGCCCCCGGCACCGGCGGGAGGCTCGCGGTGAACCCAGGGGCGGTGGGATGAGGacggacggacacacggacagtgTGGGATGTGCCGCCCCCCTCATCCCGGTGCGACCCCCGGAAGCAGGGGGTGGCGGGATGAGGATGGACGGACACACGGACGGACGCACTCCCGGTGGGCGGACTGAGCACCGGGAGTGGGTGGTACCGGAGGTGGTACCACGTGGTACCTGTAATGTTTTCGGctattaaaataacaaaaaaaaaaaaaaaagcccaaaaccgcACGGGACGGGCTGTGCCGGtagcggcggggagcgggcgggACACCGGAACGCGAAACCGGGACCGGAACGCCGGGACCGGGATGGGGACGCGCAGGGCCGTGACATGGCCACGCCCCTCGCATAAACCACGCCCATCACTTAGACCACGCCCACTTAGTGTATAAAGGCGTGGTCAATACACGCGACGCGGGGGGCGTGGCCAAGAGTTGGCGGCCGGTCCATGATTGACGCGTGAGGGCGTGGCCAGGGCGCGGCGCTCAGTGGGCGTGGCCAGCTGCTGGCAGGCGTCCAATGGGCGGCCCGTGCGTGTGTGTGCGCGGGCGTGTCCCCGGCCGCGCCgctcagccaatcagcgccgcgTGCGTGCGCGGGGCGCGGCCGGGGCGGCGCCGCGGCGGGAGCGGAACGGGAGCGCGgagcgggagcggagcggagaTGGAGCGGCGGAGCGGGCTCGGGCTGGCGGCCCTGGGCGCTCTGGGCCGGCGGCTGCTCTGGGCGCTGCCCGCTTACGCCGCGGGGCTGCTGGGGCTCGGTGCGGGCGCCGTGGTGCTCGCCCTGGCGCTCTACGCgggctggcggcggcggcggcgcgcccGGGAGCGCGGGATGCGCGCGGCCGAGCGCCTGCACCGTGAGGAAGAGGCGGCGGTgcgcgccgccgcccgcggggAGCTGCCGGCCTGGGTAAGGTGCTCCCGAGCCGTTACCGGTGCTGCGGCGCCGTTATCGCCGCGGGGGAAGCCCCGGCGGGATCCCCGCCCCGGGCAccgccttcctcccctccccgcCGCTCCCTCGGTGGGAGTTTGGGAACCGCCCCCGGTGGGACCCCCGGGATTCCCGAGGCTCTCCCGGTTCTGCTGCGCCGCTGGAGTTCCCCGCACTTCCCGGGTGGGGTCCCGGTTCTCCGCTCCGCTGCGGGTCACGCTTGGCGCACCGggggatccccccagccccgcgcaccccccgggacccccgggagctCCCACAGCCGCACCGGAGCTGTCCCGGCACGGGGGACCCCGCGGCACCGCACGGTCCCCGGTGGGACCCCCGGGCTGTGCCGCGCATCCCGCAACGCTCCCGTACCCCCGGTCCCCGTCCCGCTTCTCTCCGCACCGCTCGGGAGCCCCGGAACCCCCCGGTGCTGTTCCCCAGCCGTTCCTTGCGTTTCCCGGTGGGGCGG
The DNA window shown above is from Melospiza melodia melodia isolate bMelMel2 unplaced genomic scaffold, bMelMel2.pri scaffold_319, whole genome shotgun sequence and carries:
- the ZC3H10 gene encoding zinc finger CCCH domain-containing protein 10 produces the protein MPDRDGYPASTGAGPGGVSSGDESSSALPDDDICRDFLRNVCKRGKRCRFRHPDISEVTNLGVRKNEFIFCHDFQNKECVRLNCRFIHGTKEDEDCYKKTGELPPRLRQKVAAGLGLSPADLPNSKEEVPICRDFLKGDCQRGAKCKFQHLQRDYEYEARGREQGRRYEPFDGLYEPDEPVLKRRRAEGLYESYEYGFASPRAVEYRLLEEENVLLRKRVEDLKKQVNNLLATNEVLLEQNAQFRNQAKVMTLSSTATASEQPLAPTVTNYNHSIAQTHTTLSSQALQPRPVTQQDLVAPAGAQAAPPANGAPLNPEIAPLSAAAALAQTIAQGMAPPPVSMAPVAVSVAPVAVSMAQPLGGITMSHATTPMVTYPIASQSMRITAMPH